A portion of the Acidobacteriota bacterium genome contains these proteins:
- a CDS encoding tetratricopeptide repeat protein produces MNGPFRAAVALLALSWALAAPLAASVPESRTLPALEGLATPALGTMEPAVRDQLTERFAALDPPPLHGDPKSLAQAYGELGGLSFVYGLGEVGAVALRNARALDPESFRWAYLAGLTAQSTGRFEQAEEAYGAALTLQPNYPAALVRLGEALVDLGRPVEARRRFERALEVAPNLAAAHRGLGRAAAAEGDFEGAARHYERALEIQPAAAEVRFPLAQAYRQLGRAEEAKAQLALYDRQELIIPDPVVQEIRALAAGSAVHLMQGRRARARGDSETALAEFQKAVEADPDHPPSLHALASMLRQMGDAAGAAQTLRRAMKLQPGRATAHVDLAGILVLAEQPRDAEAEARRALEIEPDLAEGHLVLGIALARQQRHEDALEAFARALELDPLEPEPRFERAMSLLALRRGGQAVAALGSVLALDPEHPAALANLGVLLESSEPETARRHLEQALRLAPGPQLAARSHLSLGRIAERAGDFEQAAEHYASALGEDAAAVPAYLRLGSTRALAGDPEGAVTAYEDALKAAPGLAAPRLPLASAYLATGRPADARRALEAGLEQTPEDIGQTYLLGLLLSASGNATVRDPARGLELARRAFGETPSPLFGQGLAIALAAAGRFEEAVRAQRRLIAGLAGQAPPQALASARKRLAAFESGEPVTDPWREDRSLVPPPWLPLPGTRP; encoded by the coding sequence GTGAACGGTCCATTCCGCGCCGCGGTCGCCCTCCTGGCCCTCTCCTGGGCACTCGCCGCACCGCTCGCCGCCAGCGTCCCGGAGAGCCGGACCCTACCCGCCCTCGAAGGACTCGCCACCCCCGCCCTGGGGACCATGGAGCCGGCCGTTCGCGACCAGCTCACGGAACGCTTCGCTGCCCTCGACCCGCCGCCGCTCCACGGCGATCCCAAATCCCTGGCGCAGGCCTACGGAGAACTCGGTGGTTTGAGTTTTGTCTACGGCCTGGGAGAGGTCGGCGCCGTTGCCCTGCGCAACGCCCGCGCCCTCGATCCGGAGAGCTTCCGGTGGGCCTATCTCGCCGGCCTCACGGCGCAGAGCACGGGCCGTTTCGAGCAGGCGGAGGAAGCCTACGGAGCCGCTCTCACCCTCCAGCCGAACTACCCGGCGGCCCTCGTGCGCCTCGGCGAAGCACTCGTCGACCTCGGACGACCGGTGGAGGCCCGGCGGCGCTTCGAGCGGGCGCTGGAGGTCGCTCCCAATCTCGCCGCGGCCCACCGCGGGCTGGGCCGCGCGGCGGCCGCCGAGGGCGATTTCGAGGGCGCCGCGAGGCACTACGAGCGCGCATTGGAGATCCAACCGGCGGCGGCGGAGGTGCGGTTTCCTCTCGCCCAGGCCTATCGCCAGCTCGGCCGCGCGGAAGAGGCCAAGGCCCAGCTCGCCCTCTACGACCGGCAGGAGCTGATCATCCCGGACCCGGTGGTCCAGGAGATCCGGGCTCTCGCCGCCGGCTCGGCGGTTCATTTGATGCAGGGTCGCCGGGCCCGCGCACGCGGTGATTCGGAGACCGCCCTAGCCGAGTTTCAGAAGGCGGTGGAGGCCGACCCGGACCACCCGCCGAGCCTGCACGCCCTCGCCTCGATGCTGCGCCAGATGGGCGATGCAGCGGGCGCCGCCCAGACCCTGCGGCGGGCGATGAAACTCCAGCCCGGCCGGGCCACCGCGCACGTCGATCTCGCCGGCATTCTGGTGCTGGCGGAGCAGCCGCGGGACGCCGAGGCGGAGGCCCGCCGAGCCCTCGAGATCGAGCCTGATCTGGCCGAGGGCCATTTGGTGCTGGGCATCGCCCTCGCCCGCCAGCAGCGCCATGAGGACGCCCTCGAGGCCTTTGCCCGCGCCCTGGAACTCGACCCCTTGGAGCCGGAACCGCGCTTCGAGCGGGCGATGAGCCTGCTCGCCCTGCGGCGCGGCGGCCAGGCGGTGGCGGCGCTCGGCTCGGTCCTTGCCCTCGACCCGGAACATCCGGCGGCGCTGGCGAACCTCGGCGTGCTGCTCGAATCCTCGGAACCGGAAACTGCCCGCCGGCATCTCGAGCAGGCCCTGCGCCTGGCGCCGGGGCCCCAGCTCGCGGCCCGCTCTCACCTCTCCCTCGGACGCATCGCCGAGCGAGCCGGTGATTTCGAGCAGGCCGCCGAACACTACGCTTCCGCCCTCGGCGAGGACGCCGCGGCGGTTCCGGCCTACCTGCGGCTGGGCAGCACCCGAGCGCTGGCCGGCGACCCGGAGGGTGCCGTGACGGCCTACGAAGACGCCTTGAAGGCCGCCCCAGGCCTGGCCGCCCCTCGCCTGCCTCTCGCCTCCGCCTACCTGGCGACCGGCCGGCCGGCGGACGCCCGGCGCGCGCTGGAAGCGGGCCTGGAGCAAACGCCCGAGGACATCGGCCAGACCTACCTCCTCGGCCTGCTGCTGAGCGCCAGCGGAAACGCCACCGTCCGCGATCCGGCGCGCGGCCTGGAGCTGGCCCGCCGCGCCTTCGGCGAAACGCCTTCGCCGCTCTTCGGCCAGGGCCTCGCCATCGCCCTGGCCGCCGCCGGACGGTTCGAGGAGGCGGTGCGCGCCCAGCGACGCCTGATCGCCGGCCTCGCAGGGCAGGCCCCGCCCCAGGCTTTAGCCTCCGCCCGGAAACGCCTCGCCGCCTTCGAGAGCGGCGAACCGGTAACGGACCCTTGGCGCGAAGACCGATCGCTGGTGCCTCCCCCCTGGCTGCCGTTGCCCGGCACCCGCCCCTGA